From the Odontesthes bonariensis isolate fOdoBon6 chromosome 9, fOdoBon6.hap1, whole genome shotgun sequence genome, the window ATCTCATCAATGGCCGCTGCAAATACAAAtgacatacagacacacataccGATTGTTATGTACACTTTTTTTATGCCACACAACTAGTATTAATGATGTTGTAACTTTAAGTGTCAGGTCTTTTTCATACCAGGTGTCTTGAAGAGGCTGACTCCACTCTTATCCAGCCCCGCGGGACCTTTCAGTTCCTCAATGGCCAGGTCGGTGAGCCTAAACATTACCTGCGCCCCTTGCGTGACCCTTCGCACGTGACGTTTCAGCTGCTCCCTGGAAATAAAAAGGCGGACGACGTCCTCATCTGTCACAGCATTCAGAGCTGTCGGGTCCTTGGCTCTGACAGCCTTGATGAGGAGCTCCAGGTCTGCGCGGTTGTACGCCAGCACCGCCCCAGCAAGTGCAGACTTGAACACTGCGTACTTGGAGTGAGACTCTGTGCGGACGGCTGCATCGAAACGGTGAATCCAGTGAAAGATGTCCAGACGCACAACCGTTCCACTGTCCACCCAAGACCAGAACAGAGTCTCCACAGCTGTTGGGCCCTGTGCACGGCAACAGCCACGGTCCACATACAGGATGCTGGGGACGGGTTGGTTGGCCAGCCGAAACCTCTCCATTACTCCACGGCACATAGGCTCCAGCTTCTCCGTGGACTCCTCACAGGTCAGCACAAAAGTCACTATCTGGGAGTACTCATTTCCAATGCTGGTGAGCCACTCAGCTGAGCAGTGACCCTCACCAGACAGCTTCTTCACTACCTAAAAAACATTTGGAGTTTGCATCCCAACTTAATTGCTTGTTCTTTTATAATTTAACTGTGCACGATTGTATGTTTATAATAGAAAATATGTTCCGTATGCCACAATCTATGATAGCGTTTTGATTTACATACTTTCTTGGTGGAATCCATTTTTAGCACTGTGCCAAAAGTGGAGAGGATCTGCCCCCTGTTGTCCCGCACGTTGTTGGCCTCTGCCAGCAGGAAGGCGTGGCGCAGGAGCCGTGCAGACGGGAGTTGGAGGTGGAGCCTGAAATGTGTGGCCTCCTGCAGAAACAATCTCTCCAGCTTTCACAAAGGTCATAAGGAGTGTGGTGTACAGGTCTTTACACTGAAGGTGCATCTCCATGTGGTTATCCTGTATCTACGGTCCCTCAGAAGACGCACAACATTCTTGACCACACCACGCCTGTTAGTGGAGGCAAAATTGGTATGTTTAGGTCGGTTTGAGTCGCCTCTTTGCAGACTGACACGTGCACATATGATGCTGAGCGCACTCACTTGCTAGTGAGGACGGCAGGGAACACAGCTTGATGTGCCTCGCTCAGTTGTGCTAATATAGCGGGATGCCATGCGAGCCACCGACCTGTTGTACCACCTTTTCCACTCCTGGCTGACTTTGTGCAAGGCCCACAGCACAGGACCTCCGTCAGCATTTGTGTACCAGTTGGATGACGTACCTGGAGTACATATCAGGGAACAATAtataaaatttaaaataaagatgatTTTCAAAATACTTTTCCTTATACATGTTTAGATACAATGTAATCATTATTCAACCATAATGTTTTTACTCTAACACACAACTGAAATGAGTTACGAGGACACTTCAGGCAACATCTCCAGACTCCTACAGGGCGCCATGCAAAGACACGGCGGAAAAACAGGTGTGGTGCAGGCAGACAATCAATCAGAGAGCCAAACTGTCTACGTCTAGACTCTAGCCCAATCAGAGAGCCAAACTGTCTACGTTCAGTGTAGACTCTAGCCCAATCAGAGAGCCAAACTGTCTACGGCTAGACTCTAGCCCAATCAGAGAGCCAAACTGTCTACGTTCAGTGTAGACTCTAGCCCAATCAGAGAGCCAAACTGTCTACGGCTAGACTCTAGCCCAATCAGAGAGCCAAACTGTCTACGTTCAGTGTAGACTCTAGCCCAATCAGAGAGCCAAACTGTCTACGTTCAGTGTAGACTCTAGCCCAATCAGAGAGCCAAACTATCTACGGCTAGACTCTAGCCCAATCAGAGAGCCAAACTATCTACGGGTAGACTCTAGCCCAATCAGAGAGCCAAACTGTCTACATTCAGTGCGTTCAGTGTAGACTCTAGCCCAATCAGAGAGCCAAACTGTCTACGGCTAGACTCTAGCCCAATCAGAGAGCCAAACTGTCTAGTTCAGTGTAGACTCTAGCCCAATCAGAGAGCCAAACTGTCTACGTTCAGTGTAGACTCTAGCCCAATCAGAGAGCCAAACTGTCTACGTTCAGTGTAGACTCTAGCCCAATCAGAGAGCCAAACTGTCTACGTTCAGTGTAGACTCTAGCCCAATCAGAGAGCCAAACTGTCTACGTTCAGTATAGATTCTAGCCCAATCAGAGAGCCAAACTATCTACGGGTAGACTCTAGCCCAATCAGAAAGCCAAATTGTCTACGTTCAGTGTAGACTCTAGCCCAATCAGAGAGCCAAACTGTCTACGTTCAGTGTAGACTCTAGCCCAATCAGAGAGCCAAACTGTCTACGTTCAGTGTAGACTCTAGCCCAATCAGAGAGCCAAACTATCTACGGGTAGACTCTAGCCCAATCAGAAAGCCAAACTGTCTACGTTCAGTGTAGACTCTAGCCCAATCAGAGAGCCAAACTGTCTACGGCTAGACTCTAGCCCAATCAGAGAGCCAAACTGTCTAGTTCAGTGTAGACTCTAGCCCAATCAGAGAGCCAAACTGTCCACGTTCAGCCGGCCAACGTAGACTACCAATCAAATGTATGGGATGCAAATTAGCAATCAACGTACGCTGTAAGCTGTAAATATCTCCGCGTTGCACCATgggtgttttgtttaatcaacgctataaagtttatttttagcaaaaaaatatatataggtTAAgacagagaatgtctaatggacATTAGATGTCTAATGGTCCGTAGACGGGCtctgattaagattaagatcagaccCTTGCTATCTGTGATTGGCTCACCTTCTGTAGCGCTATGCCTGGCTTGTTGTTGCCGGGTTGGTTGCTAAAAGTGCTGTTAGCGGTAAAACAGCTCGTCAACAGGGGCTGAGCGAAGTTTCAGTGCTCTGAGGAGGTTGAAAACATGGCTCGGGATAACAATGACGCAGGCACGGTTGAACCATGATGCTGTCCGCCATATCCACTAGGACAGGTTGGATAGCattaacataaaacaaatatgcCAGCAGTTTGTCTGCGTCACTGACCGGCGTCGCCATGCATTTGGCTCATTCATACAAGATTTGGCTAGTTAATAGGCTGAAAGCTACAAACTTAAtagtttttcaggaaaaagtgagccgtggaaaagtgtttttcatgtgacagtttatgtctttatttttaataaatgtttgctgGACCTTAATCTTTTGACTGCTGGTGTTTTATTTGTGTGGGAACTGTGCAGAGCTAATAAATGCTTGTTGGTAATGCTAAATAGTCATCCgactacatttttaaaaaattgtacatttccacttttattgttcacacttttcacacttatatttgcagtgtgcactttcaaaacttcatcagttaatattttatacaaaatgcaCCAAACTCATCAACTTACAGATCCTAAAATTTCAGAAACGCGtgtaataataaaacatcttaCTGTGGGAATGTCTGCCTGGGCCTGAGATATTGTTGAGTCACCAGAAACTTGagtgacttgcataaaaaaatcaattctcaatcttgccattatggtttattaaaaaaatcagataggatttgccattattcacagaattggttaaaatgcagaaaattgcatctgcagctatcagttccactaATTTTTTGAGTAGCGAGAGTGGGACTCGCACCGCCAatcttctggttattggacgaccgactgaGTCACGACCGCCCTTATATATACAGCATGGCTATATTTGTATCGTTTTCCTGTCTACTTTGTGAATGTCACATCAACAGATAAAGTTTTTAATAACATGGAAGTCGAGTGACACCAGCGACAATGCACAAGCgctctttttttaatgttttttttttaatgattttattgccttcttgtgattttatgtataGCACTATAGCTGTatagcactttgaattgccttgtgttcgaattgtgctctacaaataaaattgctttGCCTCTTTCGAGCTGCAACTCGGTCAAGTGCGTCTGGTAGAGACACCCCGCCGCCGCCAGGAGGAGGGACACGGGCACCGCTCGCACTCAGTACAAGTACCAAAACCTTTGCTGGTGTACTTCTTCTGAACTCAATTATTGACAAAACTCACTGTTGTCTTTGTCTCTCTGCAACACAGTGAGGGGACATGCCCCCCCAACCCAACCCACCCCAACCCACCCCACCGCACCGCAGATAAcaggcaggatttgaaccagctgctgcatcacagGCATGTTATGGTCTCTGTGAAACTCACCACGCCACTTTCCCACTTGATGTTTTTGGAGTGCTTTTCAAATTGTATTTTTTGTGTTGGACCTGAAACTTCACTGAGTCATAAGTTTTAATCCCAGGAGCCCTGGAGTTCAAAACATTCTCCAAACAGTCTGAGCTATTCTTCCAGACACTCAGATGTGTTATCCTGCAGCTCTTCTCTCTGGACTTTGACCTataaaatacataaacacatcACCTTACATTCATGATTTTTAATAATTTCATGTTATTGAACTCAGTTAGGAACCTTTCTATGCAGAAAAACGATTCGACTGAACCCTTTGCTCTGATTTTTTTCAGCAAATATCATCTTCCACCGTCAGCACTAGCTCTGTGAAGAATGTTTGCTGCAATTCCTCCTTCACCATCCTGTATTATGTGTTACTAAGAACAGCAAATGAATAAGTAAAGTAAGTAAATAAGATCTTATATGTGTCCAATGAATCCTGACCGTGTCAAAACCAGTCAAACTTCTGCTTAGTTCAGGTTAAGTTGAAGGTTTAGCCAGTtgtgttatttatttagttatgtGGATGGCTACAATATTTACATTTATCAGAACTAGAATTAAGTATCCTCCAGTTAATGATTTATAAATAATTTATTCTGTTAGTTAAAGTGTAAATTAGATAGACTAACCAACATAATTCCCTGTAGTTTGGCGAacagaaaccagttaaaccagCTTTGGTTCTGAACCAGAACATTTACATTTGCTGATAGAGAATATATATTGATCAAAATAAGTTTTTTATGATtgtaaaatctttattatttattctgtttatttcgaaaataaatcattttcacaACCTGTTTGGCATATAGACGATGTTATACCAGGTCCAGTTAACAAAACACGATATTTAAACTGGTTACAATCTGGACAGGATTATCCTAAACATTGTAAAACTTTgtaaaagctacaaatattgtTTATATTGAATTTAAGGGGCTCGTGATAATTTTATTATTTAGACCTCCTTGAGTTAATTACTTGTACAATGTTAATATCGATCTGTTTGCTGAGCGATAAGTTTGTGTCGGATCAGAGTTTGAGGTGTGTAGTTATCTCTGTTCTCCATTAGAGGCCGCTGGAGGAGCTCAGTCCCGAGTCTGTGTCGTAAAAAGTATTATTTACCTCAATAACACAGGCTAATTCCACTTTATTTGCTAAAACTAAACGACTGTATACGCTGTATTTTCAACATAAAGTGTATAATTTAACGTATTTTTAAAGAAAGTGTTCATTTTTGTTATTCGTACTTCTCCGCTTCCAAGCGTACCACGTGTCCAGGAAGTCACTGAAAGTCTTATTTGGTGACATTAATTAATCTAGTTTACCACAGCAGAACAGCACCAGGCGTAAATAATGTCTATTAAACATTGTTGTCGTTTGTATTTCGACCCCAAACAATGttgaatttatttttacctgATTTCTCAAACCGTGAGTTAGAATAACGTTGCGCAGAATCAGATTGTTTCCTCCGACCCTTTTCTggtatcgcttctcggccttttggctaagatcaagtgtagtatctgttcttatcagtttaatatctgatacgtccccTACCCGGGGACCATATATTAAATTGATTTTTGGAACAGGGAGATggaaaaggggcttgctccgtccactccacgcatcgaTCTGGTATTGCAGTATCTCCAGGAACGGTGCACCCCCCTTACAGtgtgaaaaataaaactgaattaataTAGGCATAAGTTTAGTGTTATAATAGCTTCTATACTATAAAGCAACGTTATTGAACTTCATTTAAGCATTATGATTAAATATTGTAACCGTATGTGTGCAGCTCAAATCATTAAGAAATGATTACTGTGTTCACTTTTCTTCCCACATTtaataagaataaaatacatCAACTGAAATTAGGGTTCACTGCTTTAATTCAATGTACAAAAGTGAACTTCCTGACTCCCCTGAAGTGGTTCTGCGGTCAGAAACACAGCATTTCACAGACTCTCAGTACATTTAGATACTGTCAGATGGCAGTTTGTTAGCTAAACTTAGCTGTGATGTTAATCACAGTAACGTGTATTTAGAGTTTACATCAGGACCCTGTTTTATGGCTCATTGTTCGTCACATGGTTGAATCCTGCAGTTACCTCTGTTCTCCACCAGGGGCCGACAGAGCTCTTTAAATGGTTTTACAGCCTAACAAACAGCTCAGTGACTTTCACTTCATCATTTTTATAAAAGATGAAGATCAACACTCTAAACAGATTATAAGTAAAACGTGGTTTTAAGCCCCAGCTTTCActcagcatcaactttgtttgaACCTGCTATTAGTCGACTGGTAACGTAGTTGTGGGTGAAAGTTTGCTCAACAAACCGGCAAAACCGAGAGAACAAGGAGCAGCTGACAAGGACACGAAGGTGAGTGAGACAAAAATATCAGAAGCCGGTTATTATGTAATGATGTGTAATGTAAAGATAACTATTTGCTGAACCACTTttcagcaaaaaaataaataaataaatcccattaTAATCATCCAAGTGCAGTTCCCACTCCAGAACAATAGGTGGCAGTGTGAGCATGACCCCTCTCCCGACTGAGTCAGTTTCCCGGCGCCACGAACAAGAAACAGGAAGCACAAAAGAACATGTgatctgtgtgtttttaattctttttttctgcacGTCAGGTGTGAATAAAACAGTTTACGGATGCTGTTTCAGTCAGATTTGGTTCCCATTTGCCGTCTGCAGGAGGACAGATGGAtgaaatttccttcagttagcCTTTCGTGCACATATACAGCATTGCATTATGGGAAATAAGAAGTGTGTTTTTCACATAAAATGTACATGTATCAGAGAATGTCTAATACATGTAGACGGGCTCTGCATGTATTAAACTTCCTTTGAACAAACCTGCTTCCTCTTTGTACATATACGTAGAATCCTCCCAGCCTCTGTAGCCTCTGGGTTAGTTAGCTTACAGACTGTTAGCACCATCAGTGTGCtcagtatgtgtgtgagtgactCCCCCCTCAGTGAACTGtacaactcatacttacctggcaggggagacaCCATGATCaggaaggtggttcacccagggcgaggctcagccattgcacacacGGCTGTGCTGACCcctgcgaattccccaaatgtgggaatctcgactgcataatttctggtagtgggggactgcgttcgcgctctcccctgatcaacttgttcaaagaaaaatatgtaactTCTCAGCTAATTTCAAATCTTCAAAATAAAGTAATTATTCACATCAGTCCTTGGTTCTTTTTTAATAGCATCAGATCACAACATatcagtgttgtataaagtactgaaatctcacactcaagtaaaagtaattatgactttggtaaaagtccatgTCACTgcctgaaatgttacttgagttaaagtcttaaagtatccgaaacgtcttgtatgagaattactgtaaaattactgtaaaaatagatgtacttaagtaatgtaatgaaaagtataagtaaaaagtaaacaaggcaaatgcagtttgaatgacattttttatattttggtcaactttgaaggtcaaattcacttaaaatctacacacaaccaagtgcaggcaaaatttagaccaggttcagacagaaaatacaaactttgtgaacctttaagtttttcttcttcaagtaaggtcagtgctgaaaatgaggcgtacattacaccattaagaaaaaaattaaacaaaagaggctgctactgttattgccatcattataaacaaaatttaaagataaaaaaaataggagaaaactgaagcttatctggcatctgaagagggagtccagtcTGAAAgcccttttgtaaacctttctaaaaaataaataaaataactcggtacagaaaatgcggccaacatcaccaagaaaaaaagctgttaggattactgtacttcacaagctataggaggtgcacacacaagcgctcattatacaaaagaaaaaaagaattgggagggaactgcagcttatctggcatctgaagaagaagaccttttttgtaaaactacattaaaacctaaaaaaggggagtttctgtgagagaatttccacgtctttgggcaggcataacatgcatggggtcaaaacactgttgcaggtttttctctctctctctctctctcttttttttgtaacgaggaactaaaccgaacaatgaaaatgtattggagtaaaagtatgcaattaagttcggaaatatagtgaagtaaaagtgaaagttgtcaaaaaaaatttaaactcgaggaaagtacaaagtattccaaaatatacttaagtacagtagtgaagtatttttacttcgttactatacaacactgcaaCAAATATCATTTAAGCCTCTCCAAAGATATGGTTCAGTTCAAATCGATTATCATTAAAGTTGTGATAATCAAACTCATTCAAATCCAACCAAAATTAAAATGTTAACCAGTTGGTCTTAAAAAGACAAAGTATTCCATAAAGAATAATGTTGAAAAATATTAAAGTTTAGTCCGTAAATAAATGCAGAGACACAGTTTGTAAAAATAGAAAGTGAAGAATTAATGTGTGAAAAAACCTAAAACATATAAAAACACGTGTGAATAATTTGTGTTGAGTCTGTTGAATATGTTACAACAGCCAAGAGTGGAAAAATAAGTATTTCTACTCAATTTAAAGTAGTTTTTCCAATATTTGGACCATGTTTTATGGATTAGATGTTTATTCATGGTTGAATCCTGCAGCTATTTCTGTTCTCCACCAGAGACCGAAAGAGATAGACTGTTTTACAGCCTGACAGATGGAACCATAAATGACTTATTTCTAGTTGTATGAAGACATATTTATCAGTTTTCAGGTTATCAGGAACGATTTGTTGTGGGTTTGATGTGCATTGTGTTAAATTCCTGCTCATAATCAGCCAGCCTTGTTCACACTCCATAAcaacaggaggcagcaggacTGTCAGTATCTCCAACCCGTTACCAAAGAAACAGCAAATGTTTGCAATGATAGCAGAAAGAAGATGTTATCTGTGTTTTCTTCTTATTTTAGAAATAATGTTCCACTGGAGTGACCAACCCAAGTTGGTTAATTTGGAGGAAATTTCATAAATGTCCTCAAAACCAATTTTTCTGAGTGTGCAGACTTCAGGTTTTTTATTTAAGTTTTGTACAAAAAAATAGAGTAAAATGTAACCTCTTTTCAATGCATATTTGGAAAATGCATATTCaaaacttatttaaatctcttccagaaaaactctaGCTGTGATTATTTcctttaaaacaattttttttttaatttaaaaagagctttttatttgttttattttatttttatttttattttatttgtgtattttatttgcattttactgtccctgcttttgaacctaatatctgtcttttatcccactgtagcactttgagattttattgtaaatgtaaagtgcgttataaataaaatgtattattattattattattattattaattgaccatgtgctttgttttacatttaaagCTCATTTAAGATAGCTGTCATtattattagaaaaaaaacttatATTAATTTTAGTTATAGAGGTAAACAAGCAAAGTTAACATATTGAGAGGTTTCACATAGATTTTTGTGTTAAATTGGAGACAAAACTTCTGTTTGATAATTGGCTACGTGTGTTCAATTTGAGACGTTTGCGCATGCGTACATTGAAACACGTTGGTAACGATGTGAGCTCGGGAGTAACGAGTGATGACTCGAGGACGGTCTTTAGTGAGTTCATGTTTACTTAATATGTTCTATTGTTCTTTTAGGTAAGAACGACTATTGTGTTAATATTTTAGATGGTAACATATCGTTGAGTTTGTTTAATTTTTCGTCGCGCGTTGTGAATGTTTGACGCAGCAGGGCGGTTGAGGTTAGCTAATTAAGCTAATTAAGCTAGCAGCAGTTTAATTAACCTCGACAGTTTGAAGGTGCGGACATTTTCAACAGGTCCATGTTTCTCCGTGTTGACCACTGGCTGAATCTTCGTCTAATAAATTGAATGTTAACTTATTTTCTGAACGACCTCATTATGTTTGCTTTCTGAGAGTGTCGGTTAGTTTTAATTGTTGGACTGGTGGTGGTATTAAGGTTTTAGCTAATTGCCGTTAACAGTACATGTATGTAAGTTATCGTTGGTGTTTGGGTCAAAGTTGTGGAGCTCCTTAAAATTATTTTACGgttacttttttaaaataatagttTTCAGTTTGACCACCTACAGTACCGAGCAGGTGCGTTTGGGTATTCGCTGAGTAATTAATTAGGGAGCCGAGCATGAAGCGTGTTAGCTCTCTTCTCCATTAGAGGCCACCGCAGGAGCGTTGTCTGTTCAGTCTGTATcgaaaaaacattattttcccTGAACTGCACACATTCGTCCGACATTATGAAGCTTAACTGAAAGACAATTTACACACAAATATTAACGTAATGCACATATTGTAACTTGTATGTGAGGAAAATGTTATTTTCTGTATTTAAGTTTCGGTGCTTCCTATTGGACTACAGCGTACCACGTGACCAGGAAGCGACGCGAAGCCGCATTTGTTGACATTAGTTAATTCAAATAACTCTATAGTAACAACATCAGCGTAACAGGCGCTACGTTATTCACAGTTACTGTTTGTATTTTGACATAAATCTTGTTGTATTTGATTTGTCAAACCGTGAGTTAGAATAACGTTGCGGAGAATCACTTCGTTTCCTCCGACCCTTTTGTggtatcgcttctcggccttttggctaagatcaagtgtagtatctgttcttatcagtttaatatctgatatgTCCCCTACCCGGGGACCATATATTAAATTGATTTTTGGAATAGGGAGATGGaataggggcttgctccgtccactccacgcatcgacctggTATTGCAGTATCTCCAGGAACGGTGCACCCCCCTTAcagtgtgaaaaataaaaaataatgtatACAGGTGGATATGAGATATTTAAGTGTGCATGTTGACATGGTTAAATTAATGAGTTCTACTCCAACTCTACTGAACTTTTTGCATTTGATTTGGTATTGTTTAACAATATTTGCCCTAAATCTAAAGTATTTCCAACCAAGCTCTCTGCTTTGCCGGgagtttaatttttgttttgatgCTCTGTTCATGTATATCTCTCCTTATGTTGCTACTCTTCCAAACTTCATCCAGGAAACACTTTGTTGTAGGTGGTGAAGAAGCCGTCTGGGGAGGGCAAGGGCTCGGCTGAGTGGTTCACCAGCATCGGCAACGAGCTCTCCCAGATCGTCAGCTTTGTGCTCACCTGCGAGGAGTCCGTGGAGAAGCTGGGGCCCATGTGGGGTGATGGAGCGGTTCCGCCTCGCAAACCAGCCCGCCCCCCAGATCCTCGACATTGACCACGGCTGCTGCAAAGCACAGGGTCCGACCGCGGTGGAGATCTTGTTCCAGTCCTGGGTGGACGAGGGGATGGTGGTGAGGCTGGACATTTTCCACTGGCTCCACCGCTTTGACGCCGCTCTGTGAACGGAGGCTCACTCCAAGTACGCCTCCTTCAAATCCGCGCTGGTCGGGGCGGTGCTGGCTTACAACCGCGAGGACCTCCAGCTCCTCATCGCTGCCATCAGGGCCAGAGACCCGGCCACCATGGAGGTGGTGAGTGACGAGGACGTGGTCCGGCGGTACGTCTCCCGGGACCAGCTGAAGCACCATGTCCGGCGCGTCACCCTCGGGGCCCAGGAGACGTTTTGCCTGGTCCACCTCCTCATCGAGGACCTGAAGGGTCCAGCAGGGCTTGATGAGAGCGGCGTCAGCCTCTTCAAGTCCcctggtaagaaaaaaaaaaaacacctcacacacacacacacacacaaacacgcacacacacacacgtgcaaaaTGACTACAGCtcaacatgtttgtgtgtttacagCGGCCATTGATGAGATGTGGGCAGCCCAGCAGCGACACCTGgagtagtgctgggcggtataccggttcacaccgaataccggtttataattttgttatgatatgaatttttaatataccgccatgccggtgtatttgattacacaaccccccgctgcgtcgcgcgacattgtttgagacgggacccttttcagtgttgtgcttctaaacacgcatgtttactgtctatgggtgcgaggtggtaataagtacttgcgttacgcgaaggtgaaggtggataggatagacatggaaagttcctgaaatcgaagctgcagaacaagtagaacatgctgacacagaagaacttgtgcctaaaaaaggagccgtgtctgtagtttggaagttttttggtttaaaaaaaatccgacgtcgaccaaacaaccattttatgcaagggttgtcgggctacagttgtcgctggaggtggcaacacgagcaatttgctccatcaccttagccGTAAGCATGTCTTAGAACAGCGGTATTCAACTAAAATTTAAAGAGGTCCAGTTAGAGAAAATTTCTTGAAGCAAAGGTCCAGAAGATCATAATGTCTAACtatttagtgtgatatatatttaagtagccaagtagttgtatcaacatctgcatgTAATCAAAACCTGAcggttaaatcaaatgaatttaGTACAATTCTAAAACTTTTTGACATAATTTATTGTCACGTAACATACAACTGaacatgtatgtatgactgCAGATAAATATGTTCTCGATCATAGCAGGGGCTCCATCTGTGGTTATTGAAACCACTTGTTTTGGCTCTATTCCTCTCTTTGTTAACATCTCCTTTATGGCCAGGTAGATGTCTTCTCCTCTTGTACTGGTCTGAAGGGGAGTGACACCTAACAGGTCTTCACAGAACACTTTCTGGACTGGTCATATTGGGCTCTGAGAccacttattttctgtgatctcacttcagatttgagtgggtatgtttgttcaaaacctttatgttttgtctcaaaatggcgtttcacATTGGCACTTTTTATAAGTGCCACAGTCTCTGAACATATGAGACACACTGTTTTAATGCTCCCAGTGGGAAGTATGAACAGAAACGATCTGTCCATTCCGGATTAAATGCTCTATTTTCGctgtccacttttctttttttggagagcgccatttgttacttaattttc encodes:
- the LOC142389016 gene encoding uncharacterized protein LOC142389016, which produces MGPSFSTDSSQVSTKLTIWESSLPMLVNHSAEPLPSPDGFFTTYNKEATHFRLHLQLPSARLLRHAFLLAEANNVRDNRGQILSTFGTVLKMDSTKKVVKKLSGEGHCSAEWLTSIGNEYSQIVTFVLTCEESTEKLEPMCRGVMERFRLANQPVPSILYVDRGCCRAQGPTAVETLFWSWVDSGTVVRLDIFHWIHRFDAAVRTESHSKYAVFKSALAGAVLAYNRADLELLIKAVRAKDPTALNAVTDEDVVRLFISREQLKRHVRRVTQGAQVMFRLTDLAIEELKGPAGLDKSGVSLFKTPAAIDEMWAAQQRHLECIQDPPDINMYRVARTTTINKVHVPYYKCLRGNNSLEGFHKALPNMIPESTPHRLSTASTPAAGSCSERLLMSPLMSCSGWNTCLARVQENRASFLLRTL